A window of Candidatus Purcelliella pentastirinorum contains these coding sequences:
- the argE gene encoding acetylornithine deacetylase, whose product MKNKLPSFIDMYNKIINIPSISSSDKKLDTSNKNIINILAEWFNNLGFTIDIQYIPNTKNKFNMLAKSHNGENGLLLSGHTDTVPYDEKQWTKDPFKITEYDNKIYGLGTTDMKGFFVFILEILKNINIKKFKKPLYILATADEETSMSGARHFSDVTSINPNFAIIGEPTELKPINSHKGHISKIIKIKGKSGHSSNPNLGINSIEIMNKIINTLLKLKKKLKTDYNDNTFTVPYPTLNLGHIYGGNAVNRICSYCHLHIDIRPIPNINTKQINEILNNTLKPINKKWGNIITIQDLNPPIPGFKYNNKYKLLKKIEEILKCKKTKKVNYCTEAPFIQKICPTIILGPGSIKQAHKPNEFIDNSYIKPTKKIFKKIINKFCHIK is encoded by the coding sequence ATGAAAAATAAATTACCATCATTTATTGATATGTATAATAAAATAATAAATATACCATCAATCAGTTCAAGTGATAAAAAATTAGATACAAGCAACAAAAATATAATAAATATTTTAGCAGAATGGTTTAATAATTTAGGATTTACAATAGATATACAATATATACCAAATACAAAAAATAAATTTAATATGCTCGCAAAAAGTCACAACGGAGAAAATGGTTTACTGTTAAGCGGACATACTGATACTGTTCCCTACGATGAAAAACAATGGACAAAAGATCCATTTAAAATTACAGAATACGATAATAAAATATATGGATTAGGAACAACAGATATGAAAGGATTCTTTGTATTTATATTAGAAATATTAAAAAATATCAATATTAAAAAATTTAAAAAACCACTATATATTTTAGCTACCGCTGATGAAGAAACTTCAATGTCAGGAGCAAGACATTTTTCTGATGTAACATCCATAAATCCAAATTTTGCAATAATAGGCGAGCCAACAGAATTAAAACCTATTAATTCACATAAAGGACATATTTCAAAAATAATTAAAATCAAGGGAAAATCAGGACATTCAAGTAATCCAAATTTAGGTATAAATTCCATAGAAATAATGAATAAAATAATAAACACCTTATTAAAATTAAAAAAAAAACTAAAAACAGATTACAATGATAATACATTTACAGTACCATATCCTACTCTAAATTTAGGACATATATATGGAGGCAACGCGGTAAATAGAATTTGTTCATATTGTCATTTACACATTGATATAAGACCAATACCAAATATTAATACAAAACAAATAAACGAAATATTAAATAATACTTTAAAACCTATAAATAAAAAATGGGGCAATATAATTACTATACAAGATTTAAATCCACCAATACCAGGATTTAAATATAATAATAAATACAAATTATTAAAAAAAATTGAAGAAATATTAAAATGTAAAAAAACAAAAAAAGTAAATTATTGTACAGAAGCACCGTTTATACAAAAAATATGTCCTACAATAATTTTAGGCCCGGGATCTATAAAACAAGCTCATAAACCAAACGAATTTATTGATAATTCATATATAAAACCTACTAAAAAAATATTTAAAAAAATAATAAATAAATTTTGTCATATTAAATAA
- a CDS encoding DedA family protein produces the protein MNILHKLLYALLQQDFNTLSNTNYTWIIYSILFIIIFLENGLIPTAFLPGDSLLILVGILVTKKIIKIPSIILTLTMATILGCWLGYINGKFFSNTKIIKLWISNIPKKTYNKTNKLFNKYGLSAMIISKFIAFIRTLLPIIIGMSQIKYKKFQIYNVISSFIWVITLIIVGSLLSNMPIFLIYKKKIILFLTILPILIFIIGLIILIYTIIKKKIFNSLKIKKIITKNIFLKIFIHYIIKNKYKIFQNSLIKHKKELNLLYDT, from the coding sequence TTGAATATTTTACATAAATTACTGTATGCACTATTACAACAAGATTTTAATACTCTATCTAATACAAATTATACATGGATTATTTATTCTATATTATTCATAATCATTTTTTTAGAAAATGGATTAATACCAACAGCTTTTCTCCCTGGAGATAGTTTATTAATACTTGTAGGTATATTAGTAACAAAAAAAATAATAAAAATACCATCAATAATATTAACATTAACAATGGCTACAATATTAGGTTGTTGGTTAGGTTATATCAATGGTAAATTTTTTAGTAATACAAAAATAATAAAATTATGGATATCGAATATACCAAAAAAAACATATAATAAAACAAATAAATTGTTTAATAAATATGGATTATCTGCAATGATTATAAGTAAATTTATTGCTTTTATAAGAACTTTATTACCTATTATAATTGGAATGTCACAAATAAAATATAAAAAATTTCAAATTTATAACGTAATAAGCTCTTTTATATGGGTAATAACATTAATAATAGTTGGGTCATTATTAAGTAATATGCCTATATTTTTAATATATAAAAAAAAAATAATACTATTTTTAACTATTTTACCAATATTAATATTTATAATTGGATTAATAATATTGATATATACCATTATAAAAAAAAAAATATTTAATTCTTTAAAAATTAAAAAAATTATTACAAAAAATATATTTTTAAAAATTTTTATTCATTATATTATAAAAAATAAATATAAAATATTTCAAAATTCATTAATAAAACATAAAAAGGAATTAAATTTATTATATGATACATAA
- the plsB gene encoding glycerol-3-phosphate 1-O-acyltransferase PlsB, with the protein MIHKYNIYNGIINLLLNICINIKTLPKYLNKIKKKQKIIYILQKKSKIDLLILKKQCYKQKLPDPTESIKINNKKIPRCIFINNTNNKFLFYIKNKKNIELINKYIKLEKKNFNLNFKILPILIFIGRKPKYKKNKNYKNKNITKTIKIIKKILQIIWIGKETFIIFSKEISLKNISLKNISKRLLIKKLIYKINTNFNKQKFATIGPNIIKRNKLFKKILKSKTIKKKINKEIKKKNKKQKKIKSFTLSIIKEIATNFSYEMIRIVNRIMKIIWNKTFDKIIINGNKKICKLAYKGNKIIYLPCHKSHIDYLILSYAIYHQGLSIPYIAAGTNLNFWPIGYLFRKLGAFFIRRTFIGNKLYSIIFKEYLIKLIKRGHSIEYFIEGSRSRTGYLLKPKTGILTITIKSLLKNINKPIILVPIYINYDHIMEVKTYTKEMSGHLKKNENILQILKGIKNIKNMKNFGNSYINFGEPLNLIKYLNKNVKEWKQNLNFSKSKNPNWLIPTAKNIANNIMNRINAAVAANSTNLCAIILLSVKKYQINKIKMIEQIKCYIKLFKTVPYSKYFTFPKESAKKILNKAIKTNKFRLKKNKNCDLITLNENINILNYYKNNIQHIFIIPSLIIKIIQKYKKIKKKEIIDKINIIYPILKNEFYLYLNKKKINKFIIYIIKEFINQKLIIQKKLIIYINKKRNNQTKILSTHINDILKKYITIISILKLKPNINTIDLYNKSKILINYQNKNKKINKFKLYNKQTLLSSLKTLKEIGYIKNKKYKEKIKNTYNLLNKLIKKKINL; encoded by the coding sequence ATGATACATAAATATAACATTTATAATGGAATAATAAATTTATTATTAAATATTTGTATAAATATTAAAACTTTACCAAAATATTTAAACAAAATTAAAAAAAAACAAAAAATAATATATATTTTACAAAAAAAATCAAAAATAGATCTATTAATTTTAAAAAAACAATGTTATAAACAAAAATTACCTGATCCTACGGAATCAATAAAAATTAACAATAAAAAAATACCTAGATGCATATTTATAAATAATACAAATAATAAATTTCTATTTTATATAAAAAATAAAAAAAACATTGAATTAATTAATAAATATATAAAACTAGAAAAAAAAAATTTTAATTTAAATTTTAAAATCTTACCAATATTAATATTTATAGGCAGAAAACCTAAATATAAAAAAAATAAAAACTATAAAAATAAAAATATTACAAAAACTATAAAAATAATAAAAAAAATTTTACAAATAATATGGATAGGAAAAGAAACATTTATTATCTTCTCTAAAGAAATATCTCTCAAAAATATTTCATTAAAAAATATTTCAAAAAGATTATTAATTAAAAAATTAATTTATAAAATAAATACAAATTTTAACAAACAAAAATTTGCAACAATTGGTCCTAACATAATAAAAAGAAATAAACTTTTCAAAAAAATATTAAAATCTAAAACTATCAAAAAAAAAATAAACAAAGAAATTAAAAAAAAAAATAAAAAACAAAAAAAAATTAAGAGTTTCACTCTATCAATTATCAAAGAAATAGCAACTAATTTTTCATATGAAATGATTAGAATAGTAAATAGAATAATGAAAATAATATGGAATAAAACCTTTGATAAAATAATTATAAATGGAAACAAAAAAATATGTAAATTAGCATATAAAGGAAATAAAATAATATATTTACCATGCCATAAAAGCCATATAGATTATCTTATATTATCTTATGCAATATATCATCAAGGACTTTCAATACCATATATAGCAGCAGGAACAAATTTAAATTTTTGGCCAATTGGGTATTTATTTAGAAAACTAGGAGCGTTTTTTATTCGTAGGACATTTATTGGTAACAAATTATATTCAATTATATTTAAAGAATATTTAATAAAATTAATAAAAAGAGGACATTCTATAGAATATTTCATTGAAGGTAGCAGATCAAGAACAGGTTATCTATTAAAACCAAAAACGGGAATATTAACAATAACAATAAAATCTCTATTAAAAAATATCAACAAACCAATAATATTGGTACCCATCTACATAAATTATGATCATATAATGGAAGTAAAAACTTATACAAAAGAAATGTCAGGTCATTTAAAAAAGAATGAAAACATATTACAAATACTAAAAGGAATAAAAAACATAAAAAATATGAAAAATTTTGGTAATAGCTATATAAATTTTGGTGAACCATTAAACCTAATAAAATATTTAAATAAAAACGTTAAAGAATGGAAACAAAATTTAAATTTTAGCAAATCAAAAAATCCTAACTGGCTAATACCTACAGCTAAAAACATAGCAAATAATATTATGAATAGAATAAATGCTGCAGTTGCTGCAAATTCAACAAATTTATGTGCTATTATATTACTTTCGGTAAAAAAATACCAGATAAATAAAATAAAAATGATAGAACAAATAAAATGTTACATAAAACTATTCAAAACAGTACCATACTCTAAATATTTTACATTTCCAAAAGAATCAGCGAAAAAAATTTTAAATAAAGCCATAAAAACTAATAAATTTAGATTAAAAAAAAATAAAAATTGTGATTTAATAACTTTAAATGAAAATATAAATATTTTAAACTATTATAAAAATAATATTCAACACATTTTTATTATTCCATCACTAATAATAAAAATAATACAAAAATATAAAAAAATAAAAAAAAAAGAAATAATAGATAAAATAAATATAATATATCCTATACTAAAAAATGAATTTTATTTATATTTAAATAAAAAAAAAATTAATAAATTTATTATTTACATAATAAAAGAATTTATTAATCAAAAATTAATTATACAAAAAAAACTAATAATTTATATAAATAAAAAAAGAAATAATCAAACAAAAATATTATCCACACATATAAATGATATATTAAAAAAATATATAACAATAATTTCAATATTGAAGTTAAAACCAAATATTAATACAATAGATTTATATAATAAAAGTAAAATATTAATAAACTATCAAAACAAAAATAAAAAAATAAATAAATTTAAATTATACAATAAACAAACATTATTATCTTCATTAAAAACACTAAAAGAAATAGGATACATAAAAAACAAAAAATATAAAGAAAAAATAAAAAATACATATAACTTATTAAACAAACTAATAAAAAAAAAAATTAATCTCTAA
- the cls gene encoding cardiolipin synthase, whose translation MKFYEIINTLILFVYWILVGLVTLRILMKKKSISSTTSWLLIVYILPIIGILFYIFLSELNVGKKRTSNLYKIWLYGVNWINNIDCNKTIFNNKNSYIATSIFKLCKNIQGIPGTKVHKLKIFTSTNNIIKKLIRDISSAKNNIEIMFYIWQPGGIADKVAEALIIASCQGIHCRLMLDSAGSSIFFRSPWVKIMKDAGIEIVETLKINILKIFLRRIDLRQHRKIIIIDNYITYTGSMNLVDPKLFKRNIGIGEWIDLMVRMEGPIAISIGIIYACDWELETGKKILPNISNKNKISHNKKYLNGVQIIASGPGFSKDIIHQVLLTAIYSATKKINITTPYFVPSDDLLNAICSAAKRGVKVNIIIPYYNDSILVNWVSKYFFTDLLSSGVNIYQFKKGLLHTKSILIDHQLSFVGTANLDMRSLWLNFEITLAIDDSNFSKNLSNIQKEYIKLSKKLKLKKWDKRSYWYKLMERLLFFFHPLL comes from the coding sequence ATGAAATTCTACGAAATTATTAATACATTAATATTATTTGTATATTGGATATTAGTAGGATTAGTTACATTAAGAATATTAATGAAAAAAAAATCAATATCATCAACCACATCGTGGTTATTAATCGTATATATTTTACCAATAATAGGTATATTATTTTATATATTTTTAAGTGAATTAAATGTAGGTAAAAAAAGAACATCAAATTTATATAAAATTTGGTTATACGGAGTTAACTGGATAAACAATATAGATTGCAATAAAACAATTTTCAATAACAAAAATAGCTATATTGCAACTTCAATATTTAAATTATGTAAAAATATACAAGGAATTCCAGGAACAAAAGTTCACAAATTAAAAATTTTTACTTCAACAAATAATATAATAAAAAAACTAATAAGAGATATATCATCAGCAAAAAATAATATTGAAATAATGTTTTATATTTGGCAACCAGGAGGAATAGCTGATAAAGTAGCAGAAGCATTAATAATTGCTTCATGTCAAGGAATACATTGTAGATTAATGTTAGATTCAGCAGGTAGTTCTATATTCTTTCGTAGCCCATGGGTAAAAATAATGAAAGATGCCGGAATTGAAATAGTAGAAACATTAAAAATAAATATTTTAAAAATCTTTTTAAGACGAATAGATTTAAGACAACACAGAAAAATAATTATTATAGATAATTACATAACTTATACTGGAAGCATGAATTTAGTAGATCCCAAATTATTTAAAAGAAATATAGGAATAGGTGAATGGATAGATCTAATGGTAAGAATGGAAGGACCAATAGCTATAAGCATAGGTATAATATACGCTTGCGATTGGGAATTAGAAACAGGAAAAAAAATTTTACCGAATATATCTAATAAAAACAAAATTTCACATAATAAAAAATATTTAAACGGAGTACAAATAATAGCGTCAGGACCAGGATTTTCAAAAGATATTATACATCAAGTATTATTAACAGCTATTTATTCAGCAACGAAAAAAATAAATATAACTACACCATATTTTGTTCCTAGCGATGATCTACTAAATGCAATTTGCAGTGCAGCAAAAAGAGGTGTAAAAGTAAACATTATAATTCCTTACTATAACGATTCTATATTAGTAAACTGGGTAAGTAAATACTTTTTCACTGATTTACTTTCTTCTGGAGTCAATATATATCAATTTAAAAAAGGATTATTACATACTAAAAGTATATTGATAGATCATCAATTAAGTTTTGTTGGAACAGCAAATCTAGATATGAGAAGCTTATGGTTAAACTTCGAAATAACATTGGCAATAGATGATAGTAATTTCAGTAAAAATTTATCAAATATTCAAAAAGAATATATAAAATTATCAAAAAAATTAAAATTAAAAAAATGGGATAAAAGGTCATATTGGTATAAATTAATGGAAAGATTATTATTTTTTTTTCATCCATTACTATAA
- the asnS gene encoding asparagine--tRNA ligase, with protein MIITSITHIIEGKLLTETHITVNGWVKTKRTSKIGIIFISMNDGSCLENLQIIIKKNVYNNKNYISKLTTGCSIKVKGLIKYSPTTKQKYEIHATNITILGWVKDPSSYPISPKKHSMEYLRKIAHLRPRTNIIGAITRIRHKIIYKIHKFLNNHGFYWIPTPIITTTDTEGNGKMFRVSTLNKNHLLSSQNKKDFFKKDFFKKETFLTVSGQLNAESYSCALSRIYAFGPTFRAENSNTKKHLAEFWMLEPEIAFAKLNDIIKLAIDMLIYITKSLLDERDKDLFFFEKKKIKNKIKLNKLISSNFEQIDYKEAIKILKKSKINFKLPVHWGIDMSTEHEKYLTEKYFKTPIIITNYPKKIKPFYMRLNKDNKTVSSMDILMPGIGEIIGGSEREERIKILDKRIKESKLNKKKYWWYRDLRIYGTIPHAGFGMGIERLISFITGVTNIKDIVPFPRTPKNANF; from the coding sequence ATGATAATAACATCCATTACACATATAATAGAAGGTAAACTATTAACTGAAACACACATTACTGTTAATGGATGGGTTAAAACAAAAAGAACATCAAAAATTGGAATAATATTCATATCAATGAATGATGGATCATGTTTGGAAAACTTACAAATAATAATAAAAAAAAACGTTTACAATAACAAAAATTATATATCAAAATTAACTACAGGTTGTTCTATAAAAGTTAAAGGATTAATAAAATATTCTCCAACAACAAAACAAAAATACGAAATACATGCAACAAATATCACTATATTAGGATGGGTTAAAGATCCATCATCTTATCCAATTAGCCCTAAAAAACACAGCATGGAATATTTAAGAAAAATAGCACATTTAAGACCTAGAACTAATATAATTGGAGCAATTACTAGAATAAGACATAAAATAATATATAAAATACATAAATTTTTAAATAATCATGGTTTTTATTGGATACCTACACCAATAATTACAACAACAGATACTGAAGGAAATGGTAAAATGTTTAGAGTATCTACTCTAAACAAAAATCACCTTTTATCCTCACAAAATAAAAAAGATTTTTTCAAAAAAGATTTTTTCAAAAAAGAAACTTTCTTAACAGTTTCAGGACAATTAAATGCAGAAAGCTATTCATGCGCTTTATCTAGAATATATGCTTTTGGACCAACTTTTAGAGCAGAAAATTCAAACACAAAAAAACATTTAGCAGAATTTTGGATGTTAGAACCTGAAATAGCATTTGCAAAATTAAATGATATAATAAAATTAGCAATTGACATGCTAATATATATAACAAAATCACTTTTAGATGAAAGAGATAAAGATTTATTTTTTTTTGAAAAAAAAAAAATAAAAAATAAAATAAAATTAAATAAATTAATATCTTCTAATTTTGAACAAATAGATTATAAAGAAGCTATAAAAATATTAAAAAAATCAAAAATAAATTTTAAATTACCTGTACATTGGGGAATCGATATGTCAACTGAACATGAAAAATATTTAACCGAAAAATATTTTAAAACCCCAATAATAATAACCAATTACCCAAAAAAAATAAAACCATTTTATATGAGACTAAATAAAGATAATAAAACAGTATCATCAATGGATATTTTAATGCCAGGAATTGGAGAAATTATAGGTGGATCAGAAAGAGAAGAAAGAATAAAAATTTTAGATAAAAGAATAAAAGAATCAAAACTAAATAAAAAAAAATATTGGTGGTATAGAGATCTTAGAATATACGGAACTATACCACATGCTGGTTTTGGCATGGGTATAGAGAGATTAATATCTTTTATAACAGGTGTAACAAACATAAAAGATATTGTCCCATTTCCAAGAACACCTAAAAATGCTAATTTTTAA
- a CDS encoding porin, giving the protein MIKHNIITKILIISLMMSNIVNAIEIYNKNGNKTNIYGNINILRKYSKDEYNEGDKSYTKLGVKNEHFISKDITGYSTWLYNFHTNFTENQYRLFNGETCLAYAGLNFKKWGSIDYGRNYGILYDALSYTDKSPVENTLTIKDNDNYLTGRSTSLLTYRNKDLFGYLKGVNFAIQYAGKNLYDRLEEEKNCNGWGGSLEYKSDIGLSTIGSWFRINRTDIQKEDNNGNKATAYVLGLKYDKNNIYVGAMYGNTRNLHRLYNTSHSKQTKNIELIAQYKFNNIYPSISFLQRKTNNYNAIEFSNNNLIIDKYINLGAIYDINKNISAYADYRINLIKDNNTFDSLYKDSTYNIFAIGMSYKF; this is encoded by the coding sequence ATGATAAAACACAATATTATCACAAAAATTTTAATTATTTCATTAATGATGAGTAATATAGTTAATGCAATAGAAATTTATAATAAAAATGGTAATAAAACCAATATTTACGGTAATATTAATATATTAAGAAAATACAGTAAAGATGAATATAATGAGGGCGATAAATCATATACAAAATTAGGTGTAAAAAATGAACATTTTATATCAAAAGATATAACCGGGTACTCTACATGGTTATACAATTTTCATACTAATTTCACAGAAAACCAATATAGATTATTTAATGGAGAAACATGTTTAGCATATGCAGGTTTAAATTTTAAAAAATGGGGATCAATAGATTATGGTCGTAATTACGGAATACTATATGATGCTCTCTCATATACAGATAAATCACCTGTAGAAAATACTCTAACAATAAAAGATAACGATAATTACCTTACAGGGCGTTCAACAAGTTTACTAACATATAGAAATAAAGATTTATTTGGTTACCTTAAAGGAGTAAATTTTGCTATACAATATGCAGGGAAAAATCTATACGATCGTTTAGAAGAAGAAAAAAATTGCAATGGATGGGGAGGTTCTTTAGAATATAAATCCGATATAGGATTAAGTACTATAGGTAGTTGGTTTAGAATAAATAGAACAGATATTCAAAAAGAAGATAATAATGGAAATAAAGCCACTGCTTATGTGCTAGGGTTGAAATATGATAAAAATAATATTTATGTAGGTGCTATGTATGGTAATACAAGAAACTTACACAGATTATATAATACTTCTCATTCAAAACAAACAAAAAATATAGAACTTATAGCACAATATAAATTCAATAATATTTACCCTTCAATATCTTTCTTGCAAAGAAAAACAAATAACTATAATGCAATAGAATTTTCTAATAATAATTTAATAATAGATAAATATATAAACTTAGGTGCTATTTACGATATAAATAAAAATATATCAGCATATGCAGATTATAGAATTAATTTAATTAAGGATAATAATACATTTGATTCTTTATACAAAGATTCAACTTATAACATATTTGCAATAGGTATGAGCTACAAATTTTAA